One part of the Equus asinus isolate D_3611 breed Donkey chromosome 30, EquAss-T2T_v2, whole genome shotgun sequence genome encodes these proteins:
- the UBE2T gene encoding ubiquitin-conjugating enzyme E2 T: MQRASRLKRELNLLATEPPPGITCWQDKDQMDDLRAQIVGGTNTPYEKGVFKLEVIVPERYPFEPPQIRFLTPIYHPNIDSAGRICLDVLKLPPKGAWRPSLNIATVLTSIQLLMSEPNPDDPLMADISSEFKYNKPVFLKNARQWTEKHARQKPKADEEETPDDPAEARGSEVHNTAQKRKARQLGGTEKKFCPGV, from the exons ATGCAGAGAGCTTCGCGTCTGAAGAGAGAGCTGAACCTGTTAGCCACAGAGCCGCCCCCAGGCATCACATGCTGGCAAGATAAGGACCAAATGGATGATCTGCGAGCTC aaatagtaGGTGGGACCAACACACCTTATGAAAAAGGTGTTTTCAAGCTGGAAGTTATCGTTCCTGAGAG GTACCCATTTGAACCTCCTCAGATCCGATTTCTGACTCCAATCTATCATCCAAACATTGATTCCGCTGGAAGGATATGTCTCGATGTTCTCAAACTGCCGCCCAAA GGAGCCTGGAGACCATCCCTCAACATTGCGACTGTGCTGACTTCCATTCAGCTGCTCATGTCAGAGCCCAACCCCGACGACCCGCTCATGGCTGACATA TCCTCAGAATTTAAATATAAcaagccagtcttcctcaagaatgCCAGGCAGTGGACGGAGAAGCATGCAAGACAGAAGCCGAAG GCCGATGAGGAGGAGACGCCTGATGATCCAGCAGAGGCCAGAGGCTCAGAAGTCCACAACACCGCACAGAAACGGAAAGCCAGGCAGCTGGGCGGCACGGAGAAGAAATTCTGTCCTGGTGTCTAG